Proteins encoded within one genomic window of Kibdelosporangium phytohabitans:
- the bioD gene encoding dethiobiotin synthase — MSVIVVTGTGTEVGKTIVTSAIAALAKADGRRVAVVKPAQAGLNEDGTGDLDTVRRLAGDVTTVELVRYLDPLAPETAARRSGMPTIGPADIAEAVSRLDEDHDLVIVEGAGGLLVRFDSNGSTIADAAWAMGVPVVVVASAGLGTLNATALTAEALLRRGIESLGVVIGSWPAEPDLATRCNLEDLPVAAGAPLLGALPHGAGALEQARFVETARAGLSPWFGGEFDPEQFAMTYKSS; from the coding sequence GTGAGCGTGATCGTGGTCACCGGTACTGGGACCGAGGTTGGCAAGACGATCGTCACATCGGCGATCGCCGCGTTGGCGAAGGCCGACGGCAGGCGAGTCGCCGTGGTCAAGCCCGCACAGGCGGGCCTCAACGAGGACGGCACGGGTGACCTGGACACCGTCCGAAGACTCGCGGGCGACGTGACCACGGTCGAGCTGGTCCGTTACCTCGACCCGCTGGCGCCGGAGACCGCCGCCCGCCGCAGCGGCATGCCGACGATCGGGCCCGCCGACATCGCCGAGGCCGTGTCGAGGCTGGACGAGGACCACGACCTGGTGATCGTCGAAGGCGCGGGTGGCCTGCTCGTGCGGTTCGACAGCAACGGCTCGACGATCGCGGACGCCGCGTGGGCGATGGGCGTGCCCGTCGTGGTCGTCGCGTCCGCCGGGCTCGGCACGTTGAACGCGACCGCGCTGACCGCCGAGGCGCTGCTGCGCCGGGGCATCGAGTCGCTCGGCGTGGTGATCGGCAGTTGGCCGGCCGAGCCCGATCTGGCCACCCGGTGCAACCTCGAGGACCTGCCGGTCGCGGCGGGTGCTCCGCTGCTGGGCGCGCTGCCGCACGGCGCCGGTGCGCTGGAACAGGCGCGCTTCGTCGAGACGGCCCGCGCGGGGCTCTCGCCGTGGTTCGGCGGCGAGTTCGACCCCGAGCAGTTCGCGATGACCTACAAGTCCTCGTGA
- a CDS encoding Gfo/Idh/MocA family protein, producing MADRRPIGIAMNGVTGRMGLRQHLLRSVLAIREQGGIPIGDGSVIWPEPVLIGRNEHKVKAIADEHDLPWTTNLTEALADPGVRVYFDSLVTGERQRTVREAIAAGKHVYCEKPTASDLATALELARLAKDAGVKNGVVQDKIFLPGLLKLKRLVDGGFFGRILSVRGEFGYWVFEGDWQPINRPSWNYRAEDDGGIILDMFCHWQYVLNHVFGKPLSVQALAATHIPARWDEQGAEYRATADDAAYGIFELDGGIVAQINSSWATRVFRDELVEFQVDGTEGSAVAGLRRCRVQHRSATPMPVWNPDLPPTEDFRSQWQEVPDNRVFDNGFKTQWELFLKHVVLDTPWHWDLLAGARGVQLAELGLRSAKEGLRLSIPDLEL from the coding sequence ATGGCGGATCGGCGGCCGATCGGTATCGCGATGAACGGCGTGACCGGGCGGATGGGGCTGCGGCAGCACCTGCTGCGGTCGGTACTGGCGATCAGGGAACAGGGCGGCATCCCGATCGGCGACGGCAGCGTGATCTGGCCGGAACCGGTCCTGATCGGCCGCAACGAGCACAAGGTCAAGGCGATCGCCGACGAGCACGACCTGCCGTGGACCACGAACCTCACCGAGGCGCTGGCCGACCCCGGTGTGCGGGTCTACTTCGACTCGCTGGTCACCGGCGAGCGGCAGCGGACCGTGCGCGAGGCGATCGCCGCGGGCAAGCACGTCTACTGCGAGAAGCCCACCGCGTCGGACCTGGCGACCGCGCTGGAGCTGGCGAGGCTGGCCAAGGACGCGGGCGTGAAGAACGGCGTGGTGCAGGACAAGATCTTCCTGCCCGGCCTGCTGAAGCTCAAACGGCTGGTCGACGGCGGCTTCTTCGGCCGGATCCTGTCGGTGCGCGGCGAGTTCGGCTACTGGGTCTTCGAAGGCGACTGGCAGCCGATCAACCGGCCGTCGTGGAACTACCGCGCCGAGGACGACGGCGGGATCATCCTGGACATGTTCTGCCACTGGCAGTACGTGCTCAACCACGTCTTCGGCAAGCCGCTGAGCGTGCAAGCCCTTGCCGCGACCCACATCCCGGCCCGCTGGGACGAGCAGGGCGCCGAGTACCGGGCGACCGCCGACGACGCGGCGTACGGGATCTTCGAGCTCGACGGCGGCATCGTCGCGCAGATCAACTCGTCGTGGGCGACGCGGGTCTTCCGCGACGAGCTCGTCGAGTTCCAGGTGGACGGTACGGAAGGCAGCGCGGTCGCCGGTCTGCGGCGGTGCCGCGTGCAGCACCGCTCGGCGACGCCGATGCCGGTGTGGAACCCGGACCTGCCACCGACCGAGGACTTCCGGTCGCAGTGGCAGGAAGTCCCGGACAACCGGGTGTTCGACAACGGGTTCAAGACCCAGTGGGAGCTGTTCCTCAAGCACGTCGTGCTGGACACGCCGTGGCACTGGGACCTGCTGGCCGGTGCGCGTGGCGTGCAGCTCGCCGAACTCGGGCTGCGCTCGGCGAAGGAAGGCCTGCGGTTGTCCATTCCGGACCTGGAGCTGTGA
- a CDS encoding sugar phosphate isomerase/epimerase family protein, whose protein sequence is MTSRLSLNQATTTQWDIPSFVDGCARAGVTQVGLWRGPVADHGLEKTAKLARDAGLTVTSLCRGGFFADADAIADNRKAIDEAAALGTSILVLVSGGLPPGSSDIDGARQNVIDSIAELAPYAAAQGVQLSIEPLHPMFAADRCVVSTLDQALDMALLFPANQVGVCVDTYHIWWDPGVYQAIARAAGRISIFQVCDWITPLPEGVLLGRGMMGDGCIELRRLRAAVDATGYAGPIEVEIFNQSIWDSPGDEVVDRVIGTYQEHVL, encoded by the coding sequence GTGACTTCCCGGCTGAGCCTCAACCAGGCGACCACCACCCAATGGGATATTCCCTCCTTTGTGGACGGCTGCGCGCGGGCTGGCGTCACCCAGGTGGGCCTGTGGCGCGGCCCGGTGGCCGACCACGGCCTCGAGAAGACAGCCAAGCTGGCGCGGGACGCGGGCTTGACCGTGACCTCGTTGTGCCGTGGTGGTTTCTTCGCCGACGCCGACGCGATCGCCGACAACCGCAAGGCGATCGACGAAGCCGCGGCACTGGGCACCTCGATCCTGGTACTGGTGTCCGGCGGCCTCCCGCCGGGCAGCTCCGACATCGACGGGGCTCGGCAGAACGTGATCGACTCGATCGCCGAACTGGCGCCCTACGCCGCGGCGCAGGGCGTCCAGCTCTCGATCGAGCCGCTGCACCCGATGTTCGCGGCCGACCGGTGCGTGGTGTCCACTCTGGACCAGGCGCTGGACATGGCGCTGCTGTTCCCGGCCAACCAGGTCGGCGTGTGCGTGGACACGTACCACATCTGGTGGGATCCCGGTGTGTACCAGGCGATCGCGCGAGCCGCCGGGCGGATCTCCATCTTCCAGGTGTGCGACTGGATCACGCCGTTGCCGGAAGGTGTGCTGCTCGGGCGCGGCATGATGGGTGACGGCTGCATCGAGTTGCGGCGGCTGCGGGCGGCGGTCGACGCCACCGGCTACGCGGGCCCGATCGAGGTGGAGATCTTCAACCAGTCGATCTGGGACTCACCCGGTGACGAAGTGGTCGACCGCGTGATCGGCACCTACCAGGAGCACGTTCTCTGA
- a CDS encoding DUF2567 domain-containing protein: protein MAEQPVEAQQRNAPSEVPLYPPYGMPYHLPPQPRSRVVIKADLLPAISVLSLVSLVGVPLAWLWAQLAPSQLKQVTVRGPIPLTAESYHRFDSIAVFVLLGLGAGLVVGVAVWFMRERRGPVTMIAAVLGSLGAAYLATLMTGMFTGWIYDVPSATNVGDQVTVPPTLESVWVILAQPLATALAYGVLAAWNGMDDLGRRLG from the coding sequence GTGGCGGAACAGCCCGTCGAGGCGCAGCAACGGAATGCGCCATCGGAGGTTCCGCTCTACCCGCCGTACGGCATGCCGTACCACCTCCCGCCCCAGCCGAGGTCACGCGTAGTGATCAAAGCCGATCTGCTGCCCGCGATCAGCGTGCTGTCGCTGGTGAGCCTGGTCGGTGTCCCGCTGGCATGGCTGTGGGCGCAGCTCGCGCCGAGCCAGCTCAAGCAGGTCACGGTGCGCGGCCCGATCCCGTTGACCGCCGAGAGCTACCACCGCTTCGACTCGATCGCGGTGTTCGTGCTGCTGGGGCTGGGCGCCGGGCTGGTCGTCGGCGTGGCCGTGTGGTTCATGCGGGAACGCCGCGGACCGGTCACGATGATCGCCGCTGTGCTGGGTTCCCTGGGCGCGGCATATCTGGCCACCTTGATGACCGGGATGTTCACCGGGTGGATCTACGACGTGCCGTCGGCGACGAACGTCGGTGACCAGGTCACGGTCCCCCCGACGCTGGAGTCCGTCTGGGTGATCCTGGCCCAGCCGCTGGCCACAGCGCTGGCGTACGGCGTTCTGGCCGCGTGGAACGGGATGGACGACCTAGGCCGCCGTCTGGGCTAG
- the bioB gene encoding biotin synthase BioB, which produces MTAAAEKTGILGIAREQVLERGVGLSQEQLVEVLNLGDDKLEELLGLAHEVRMRWCGPEVEVEGIISLKTGGCPEDCHFCSQSGRFPTPVRSAWLDIPGLVKAARQTLAAGATEFCIVAAVRGPDERLLSQVRDGIKAIREDGNDIQIACSLGMLTQEQVDELVEMGCHRYNHNLETARSHFPNVVTTHAWEERWETLRMVRAAGMEVCSGGIIGMGESIEQRAEFAVQLAELEPDEVPMNFLIPNPGTPYENYPIVEGPEALRTVAAFRLAMPRTMLRFAGGRELTLGDLGAEKGMLGGINAIIVGNYLTNLGRPASQDLDMLAELKMPIKALNETL; this is translated from the coding sequence TTGACGGCTGCGGCTGAGAAGACCGGCATTCTCGGAATCGCGCGCGAGCAGGTGCTCGAGCGCGGCGTCGGACTGTCCCAGGAACAGCTCGTCGAGGTGCTCAACCTGGGTGACGACAAGCTGGAGGAGCTGCTGGGCCTCGCGCACGAGGTCCGGATGCGCTGGTGCGGGCCCGAGGTGGAGGTCGAGGGCATCATCAGCCTGAAGACCGGCGGCTGCCCGGAGGACTGCCACTTCTGCTCGCAGTCCGGCCGGTTCCCCACGCCGGTGCGCTCCGCGTGGCTGGACATCCCCGGCCTGGTCAAGGCCGCACGGCAGACGCTGGCCGCCGGTGCGACGGAGTTCTGCATCGTCGCGGCGGTCCGCGGCCCGGACGAGCGCCTGCTCTCCCAGGTCCGCGACGGCATCAAGGCCATCCGCGAGGACGGCAACGACATCCAGATCGCCTGCTCGCTCGGCATGCTCACACAGGAGCAGGTCGACGAGCTCGTCGAGATGGGCTGCCACCGCTACAACCACAACCTCGAGACCGCCCGCTCGCACTTCCCGAACGTGGTCACCACGCACGCGTGGGAGGAGCGCTGGGAGACCCTGCGGATGGTCCGTGCAGCGGGCATGGAGGTCTGCTCCGGCGGCATCATCGGCATGGGGGAGTCGATCGAGCAGCGCGCCGAGTTCGCGGTGCAGCTCGCCGAACTGGAGCCGGACGAGGTGCCGATGAACTTCCTCATCCCCAACCCCGGCACGCCGTACGAGAACTACCCGATCGTGGAGGGCCCGGAGGCGCTGCGCACGGTCGCCGCGTTCCGCCTGGCCATGCCGCGCACCATGCTGCGGTTCGCCGGCGGCCGTGAGCTCACCCTCGGTGACCTCGGCGCGGAGAAGGGCATGCTCGGCGGCATCAACGCCATCATCGTCGGCAACTACCTGACCAACCTCGGCCGCCCGGCCAGCCAGGACCTGGACATGCTGGCCGAGCTGAAGATGCCGATCAAGGCGCTGAACGAGACGCTGTGA
- a CDS encoding adenosylmethionine--8-amino-7-oxononanoate transaminase, protein MDVAELIALDRAHVWHPYGPMPGTRDPYVVESASGVRLHLADGRDLVDGMSSWWAAIHGYRHPELDKAMADQAGRMSHVMFGGLTHEPAVRLASRLVQITPTPLRHVFLSDSGSVSVEVAIKMCLQYWRSTGRPDKRRLLTWRGGYHGDTFHPMSVCDPDGGMHSLWRGVLPEQIFAPAPPAGFDAGVDHEYVATLADLIEQHADELAAVIVEPLVQGAGGMRFHDPRYLHILRELTLANDVLLIFDEIATGFGRTGTLFAADHAAVSPDVMCLGKALTGGYLSMAATLCTSQIAEGISQGDLPVLAHGPTFMGNPLASAIANASLDLLLGGDWADDVRRIEHGLVTGLEAALDLPGVVDVRVLGAIGVVQLDHQVDITAATKATVEEGVWLRPFRDLIYTMPPYITGDEDLALITKALCAAVAVG, encoded by the coding sequence GTGGACGTCGCCGAGCTGATCGCGTTGGACCGCGCGCACGTCTGGCATCCGTATGGTCCGATGCCGGGCACCAGGGACCCGTACGTCGTGGAATCCGCGTCGGGGGTCCGACTGCACTTGGCCGACGGCCGTGACCTGGTCGACGGCATGTCCTCATGGTGGGCCGCCATCCACGGCTACCGGCACCCGGAGCTCGACAAGGCCATGGCCGACCAGGCGGGCCGGATGAGCCACGTGATGTTCGGCGGACTGACCCACGAACCGGCCGTGCGGCTCGCGTCCCGTCTGGTGCAGATCACACCGACACCGTTGCGGCACGTGTTCCTCTCCGACTCGGGGTCGGTTTCCGTCGAGGTCGCCATCAAGATGTGCCTGCAGTACTGGCGCTCCACCGGCCGTCCGGACAAGCGCCGCCTGCTGACGTGGCGCGGCGGGTACCACGGCGACACGTTCCACCCGATGAGCGTCTGTGACCCGGATGGGGGGATGCACTCGCTGTGGCGTGGCGTCCTGCCGGAGCAGATCTTCGCCCCGGCGCCTCCGGCGGGGTTCGACGCGGGCGTCGACCACGAGTACGTCGCCACGCTCGCGGACCTGATCGAGCAGCACGCCGACGAGCTGGCCGCCGTGATCGTCGAGCCGCTGGTCCAGGGCGCGGGCGGGATGCGTTTCCACGACCCGCGCTACCTGCACATCCTGCGTGAGCTGACGCTGGCCAACGACGTCCTGCTGATCTTCGACGAGATCGCGACCGGCTTCGGCCGCACGGGGACGCTGTTCGCCGCCGACCACGCCGCGGTCAGCCCGGACGTGATGTGCCTCGGCAAGGCGCTCACCGGCGGTTACCTGTCGATGGCCGCCACGCTGTGCACCTCGCAGATCGCCGAGGGCATCTCGCAGGGCGACCTGCCGGTGCTCGCGCACGGACCGACTTTCATGGGCAACCCGCTGGCGTCGGCGATCGCCAACGCCAGCCTCGACCTGCTGCTCGGCGGCGACTGGGCCGACGACGTACGCCGGATCGAGCACGGCCTGGTCACCGGCCTGGAGGCCGCGCTGGACCTGCCCGGGGTGGTGGACGTCCGCGTGCTCGGCGCGATCGGGGTGGTCCAGCTCGACCACCAGGTCGACATCACCGCGGCGACGAAGGCGACCGTCGAGGAAGGCGTGTGGCTGCGGCCGTTCCGGGATCTGATCTACACGATGCCGCCGTACATCACGGGTGACGAGGACCTCGCGTTGATCACGAAGGCTCTGTGCGCCGCGGTCGCTGTGGGCTGA
- a CDS encoding dihydrodipicolinate synthase family protein, with the protein MSVIIELPTGPYRLRSSGGYSPGPAPLSRRLLAAAHVVADPLGDNTPGSPAAVDWDATLAYRNHLWEHGFGVAEAMDTAQRGMGLDWAATRELIRRTGANAAGPFACGAGTDQLAPGPHTVDEVVEAYTEQVAVIEETGGQVILMASRALAAAAAGPDDYHRVYGHLLRQVSAPVILHWLGPMFDPALDGYWGSADLDAATGVFLDIIESHGSAVDGVKISLLDASREVDLRRRLPTGVRCYTGDDFHYPELILGDSAGYSDALLGIFDAIAPAAAAAVRALDASDTATYNEILAPTVPLSRHIFGTPTYYYKTGIVFLAWLAGHQTHFRMVGGLESARSVPHLVELFKLADAAGLLPDPDLAAGRMRAFLEVST; encoded by the coding sequence GTGAGTGTGATCATCGAACTGCCGACCGGCCCGTACCGCCTCCGGTCCTCCGGCGGGTACTCCCCCGGGCCCGCGCCGCTGAGCCGCCGGCTGCTCGCGGCGGCCCACGTGGTCGCGGACCCGTTGGGGGACAACACCCCCGGCAGCCCGGCAGCCGTCGACTGGGACGCCACCCTCGCCTACCGCAACCACCTGTGGGAGCACGGTTTCGGTGTCGCGGAAGCGATGGACACCGCACAACGCGGAATGGGCCTGGACTGGGCCGCGACCAGGGAACTGATCCGCCGCACCGGGGCGAACGCGGCGGGGCCGTTCGCGTGCGGCGCGGGAACCGACCAGCTCGCCCCGGGACCGCACACGGTCGACGAGGTCGTCGAGGCCTACACCGAGCAGGTGGCGGTGATCGAGGAGACCGGTGGTCAGGTGATCCTGATGGCCAGCCGGGCACTGGCCGCCGCCGCGGCCGGACCTGATGACTACCACCGGGTGTACGGGCACTTGTTGCGCCAGGTGTCGGCGCCGGTGATCCTGCACTGGCTCGGCCCGATGTTCGACCCGGCGCTGGACGGCTACTGGGGCTCGGCGGACCTGGACGCGGCGACCGGCGTTTTCCTGGATATCATCGAGTCGCACGGGTCCGCTGTGGACGGTGTGAAGATCTCGCTGCTGGACGCGTCACGGGAAGTGGACCTGCGCCGCCGTCTGCCGACCGGGGTTCGGTGTTACACGGGCGACGACTTCCACTACCCCGAGCTGATCCTGGGCGATTCGGCGGGCTACAGCGACGCGCTGCTCGGCATCTTCGACGCGATCGCCCCGGCGGCGGCAGCCGCCGTCCGCGCGCTGGACGCCTCGGACACCGCCACGTACAACGAGATCCTGGCGCCGACAGTGCCGCTGTCACGGCACATCTTCGGCACACCGACGTACTACTACAAGACGGGCATCGTGTTCCTGGCGTGGCTGGCCGGGCACCAGACCCATTTCAGGATGGTCGGCGGACTGGAGAGCGCGCGTTCGGTGCCGCACCTGGTGGAGCTGTTCAAGCTGGCCGACGCGGCCGGACTGCTGCCCGACCCGGATCTGGCCGCGGGCCGGATGCGCGCGTTCCTGGAGGTGTCGACGTGA
- a CDS encoding LacI family DNA-binding transcriptional regulator, translated as MAATLADVAARAGVSTATVSRVLNGNYPVSAVTRDRVHRALGELDYVVNGPARALAAATSEVIGVIVNDVSDPFFSIQASGTQWEAASADLLAVICNTAGSPSDELKYISLLLRQRVRGVVLTGGTREEPEHLRAIAKLIGQALSAGTAVVMCGRPAPPGIDVPCVAFDNEGGARALTRHVITMGHRRIAYVAGPAGNSTTTARLKGHRSALDEHGIEPAAVVHGDFSRASGFDAAMELVGADVTAIIAGNDLMALGVIAALRQRGIRVPQDISVAGFDDLPSAVDVVPALTTVRLPLDQGARRAGRIASGVETVTGPTKLWLPAELMVRDSVAKRTE; from the coding sequence ATGGCGGCGACATTGGCGGACGTCGCGGCACGTGCGGGAGTGTCCACCGCGACCGTGTCGCGGGTGCTCAACGGCAACTATCCCGTCTCCGCGGTCACGCGCGACCGCGTGCACCGCGCGCTGGGTGAGCTCGACTACGTGGTCAACGGCCCGGCCAGGGCCCTGGCCGCGGCGACGTCCGAGGTGATCGGCGTGATCGTCAACGACGTGTCCGACCCGTTCTTCTCCATCCAGGCCAGCGGCACGCAGTGGGAAGCCGCGAGCGCGGACCTGCTCGCCGTGATCTGCAACACGGCCGGTTCACCGTCGGACGAGCTGAAGTACATCAGCTTGCTGCTGCGCCAACGGGTTCGCGGCGTGGTGCTGACCGGCGGCACCCGTGAGGAGCCGGAACACCTGCGAGCCATCGCGAAGCTCATCGGCCAGGCGCTGTCGGCGGGCACCGCGGTGGTCATGTGCGGACGGCCCGCGCCGCCGGGCATCGACGTGCCGTGCGTCGCGTTCGACAACGAGGGCGGTGCACGCGCCCTGACCAGGCACGTGATCACGATGGGGCACAGGCGGATCGCGTACGTGGCCGGTCCTGCGGGCAACAGCACGACCACCGCGCGGCTCAAAGGCCACCGCTCGGCGCTCGACGAGCACGGCATCGAACCCGCGGCGGTGGTGCACGGTGATTTCTCCCGCGCGTCCGGTTTCGACGCGGCGATGGAGCTGGTCGGCGCCGACGTCACGGCGATCATCGCGGGCAACGACCTGATGGCGCTCGGGGTGATCGCGGCGCTGCGGCAGCGCGGAATCCGGGTGCCGCAGGACATCTCGGTGGCGGGCTTCGACGACCTGCCGTCCGCCGTCGACGTCGTCCCGGCGTTGACGACCGTGCGGTTGCCGCTGGACCAGGGCGCCCGCCGGGCAGGCCGGATCGCGAGCGGCGTGGAGACCGTGACCGGCCCGACGAAGCTCTGGCTGCCCGCCGAGCTGATGGTCCGTGACTCTGTGGCGAAACGCACGGAGTAA